CCCATTAGCGCTGCTTTATTGAAACCCGTCATTGAGGCCAGAAAGAAAGCAAGCAAGCAAACTGATACGAAATTAAGATTTGCCACCGTTTATCCGCACAGTTGTCATTATTATCAATTACTCACGTGGTTCGAGCAAAACGGTGTCAATAAGGACGATGTTGATATCGTGATTATTCCTCCTGCCTCTATGGTTGAAGCGCTCCAAAGTGACGATATTGACGGCTTTTGTGTGGGTGGCCCATGGAATGCTAAAGCAGTGCGTGATGGTGTTGGCGTTACGGGGGCAACATCTTGCGATATATGGCCTGACATGCCAGAAAAAGTGCTGGCGATGAAACAAAGCTGGCAAGAGCAACACCCAGAAACGACTACAGCACTGATCATCGCGCTGCAGCAAGCATGTGATTGGCTAGCTACGGTTGCAAATCGTTTTGAAGCGGCGCGTATACTTAGTCGGCACACCTATTTAGATTTACATTTGTCGGTTATCGCGCCGTCGCTTATCGGTAGCTGTTTGGTACATCACCAACTGTCACCGCGGCACATTCCGAGCTATAACCGTTTTGCCCTTGATGGCAACGATACCATCAACAAACCGGAACTATTCCATGGTGAATGGCTGTTGAGTCAGATGGTCAAGCATCAACATATTCCTGCTGAAGTTAAGCTAGAAGCACTGATTGATAGTGTTTTTCGACAAGATATTTATCAGCAAGCATTTGCAGAGCACGATGCTTTTGCAACACCAACTAAGGTAACGCCATTAAAAAGCACCAAAATGGTACCTTAGTGCGCCAAACTAATGCATTGGCAG
The nucleotide sequence above comes from Thalassotalea euphylliae. Encoded proteins:
- a CDS encoding CmpA/NrtA family ABC transporter substrate-binding protein, whose amino-acid sequence is MNSTNIHNIEHNKRNISLGFMPLTDCAPLVIAHELGFFESQGLNVTLKKQYSWATMRDKLHAGVLDAGQFLAPMPIASTLGLSGPAVNVIAPMVLSQNGNGITISMALYEEIKFVHQRHQIDLPISAALLKPVIEARKKASKQTDTKLRFATVYPHSCHYYQLLTWFEQNGVNKDDVDIVIIPPASMVEALQSDDIDGFCVGGPWNAKAVRDGVGVTGATSCDIWPDMPEKVLAMKQSWQEQHPETTTALIIALQQACDWLATVANRFEAARILSRHTYLDLHLSVIAPSLIGSCLVHHQLSPRHIPSYNRFALDGNDTINKPELFHGEWLLSQMVKHQHIPAEVKLEALIDSVFRQDIYQQAFAEHDAFATPTKVTPLKSTKMVP